In Flavivirga abyssicola, the following are encoded in one genomic region:
- a CDS encoding NADP-dependent isocitrate dehydrogenase: MSKIIYTKTDEAPALATRSFLPIIKAFVKSSGINIETKDISLAARILAIFPDFLNEDQRVSDDLAFLGELAKKPEANIIKLPNISASIPQLKGAIKELQSQGFGIPNYPDNPKNDSEKDIKSRYDKIKGSAVNPVLREGNSDRRAPKAVKNYAKKNPHSMGVWTSDSKTHVATMQSGDFAHNEKSVTLSAATSIKIEHTDKNGTTTVLKDHFPLLEGEIIDATVMNKKALVSFLDEQVADAKKNDLLFSLHMKGTMMKVSDPIIFGHAVKSYYKSVFEKHGDIIEELGVNVNSGVSNLLSRIEELPDAKRQEIESDITAVYKNGPAIAMVNSDKGITNLHVPSDVIIDASMPAMIRTSGQMWNANGKLQDTKAVIPDSSYAGIYAATIDFCKKHGAFDPTTMGTVPNVGLMAQKAEEYGSHDKTFEIKSEGTVRVVDASGNVLLEHTVEEGDIWRMCQTKDAPIQDWVKLAVTRARASQTPAVFWLNENRAHDAQLIKKVNHYLKDHDTNGLDLRILSPVDATIFTCERIIEGKDTISVSGNVLRDYLTDLFPILEVGTSAKMLSIVPLMNGGGLFETGAGGSAPKHVQQLLEENHLRWDSLGEFLALAVSLEHFSEVNNNSKAKILGETLDDATEKLLENKKGPSRKAGELDNRGSHFYLAMYWAQELANQTKDDVLKAEFTPIAKQLADNETAIVKELHDIQGNSTDIGGYYEPNEALINQVMRPSKTLNSILQ; the protein is encoded by the coding sequence ATGTCAAAAATTATTTATACCAAAACAGATGAAGCACCAGCATTAGCTACACGCTCATTTTTACCTATTATTAAAGCTTTTGTTAAATCTTCAGGGATTAATATTGAAACCAAAGATATTTCCTTAGCTGCTAGAATTTTAGCCATTTTTCCTGATTTTTTAAATGAAGATCAACGCGTTTCAGACGACTTAGCATTTCTTGGTGAATTAGCTAAAAAACCAGAAGCCAATATTATAAAATTGCCTAATATTAGCGCATCTATCCCACAATTGAAAGGAGCTATAAAAGAATTGCAATCTCAAGGTTTTGGTATTCCTAATTATCCAGATAATCCGAAAAACGATTCCGAAAAAGATATAAAATCTCGCTACGATAAAATTAAAGGTAGTGCTGTAAACCCTGTATTACGTGAAGGTAACTCCGATAGACGTGCTCCTAAAGCTGTAAAAAATTATGCTAAAAAGAACCCACATTCTATGGGTGTATGGACCAGCGATTCTAAAACACATGTAGCAACTATGCAATCTGGAGATTTTGCTCATAATGAAAAATCGGTAACCTTATCAGCAGCCACCAGTATAAAAATAGAACATACAGATAAAAATGGTACAACTACTGTTTTAAAAGATCATTTCCCTTTATTGGAAGGAGAAATAATTGACGCTACAGTTATGAACAAAAAAGCACTTGTATCCTTTTTAGATGAACAAGTTGCCGATGCCAAAAAGAATGATCTGCTTTTTTCTTTACATATGAAAGGCACTATGATGAAAGTAAGTGACCCTATTATATTTGGTCATGCTGTAAAATCATATTATAAAAGTGTATTTGAAAAACATGGTGATATCATAGAAGAATTAGGTGTTAATGTAAACTCTGGAGTTAGCAATCTTTTAAGCAGAATTGAAGAACTTCCAGATGCCAAACGTCAGGAAATAGAATCTGATATTACTGCTGTTTATAAAAATGGTCCAGCTATAGCAATGGTAAATAGCGATAAAGGGATTACAAACCTGCATGTACCAAGTGATGTTATTATTGATGCTTCTATGCCAGCTATGATTCGTACATCTGGTCAGATGTGGAATGCCAATGGCAAACTTCAAGATACCAAAGCCGTTATTCCGGATAGCAGTTACGCTGGAATTTATGCTGCAACAATCGATTTCTGTAAAAAACATGGTGCTTTTGATCCAACCACTATGGGAACTGTTCCTAATGTTGGATTAATGGCACAAAAAGCTGAAGAATACGGATCTCACGACAAAACTTTTGAAATAAAGTCAGAAGGCACTGTTCGCGTTGTTGATGCTTCAGGAAATGTATTATTAGAACATACTGTAGAAGAAGGTGATATCTGGAGAATGTGTCAAACAAAAGATGCTCCAATTCAAGACTGGGTAAAATTAGCAGTAACTCGAGCAAGAGCTTCACAAACACCTGCTGTTTTCTGGTTGAACGAAAACAGAGCCCACGATGCTCAATTAATTAAAAAAGTAAATCATTATTTAAAAGATCACGATACTAATGGATTAGATTTAAGAATCCTATCACCTGTTGATGCGACCATCTTTACTTGTGAAAGGATTATAGAAGGAAAAGATACTATTTCTGTATCTGGTAATGTTTTACGTGATTATTTAACAGATTTATTTCCAATATTAGAAGTTGGTACAAGTGCAAAAATGTTATCCATAGTTCCTTTAATGAACGGTGGTGGTTTATTTGAAACCGGAGCTGGTGGTTCTGCTCCAAAACACGTACAACAATTGTTGGAAGAAAACCATTTACGTTGGGATTCTTTAGGAGAATTTTTAGCTTTAGCTGTGTCTTTAGAGCATTTTAGCGAGGTTAATAATAACTCAAAAGCAAAAATTTTAGGCGAAACCTTAGATGATGCTACCGAAAAATTATTAGAAAATAAAAAAGGCCCTTCTAGAAAAGCAGGCGAGTTAGATAATAGAGGAAGTCACTTTTATTTAGCTATGTATTGGGCACAAGAACTGGCAAATCAAACTAAAGATGACGTTTTAAAAGCAGAATTTACGCCTATAGCTAAACAATTAGCTGACAATGAAACTGCTATTGTAAAAGAACTCCATGATATTCAAGGAAACTCAACAGATATTGGTGGATATTATGAACCTAATGAAGCGCTTATTAATCAAGTTATGAGACCAAGCAAAACATTAAATTCCATTTTACAATAA
- a CDS encoding TonB-dependent receptor, with protein sequence MKHLLLWLILTLCFNMLSIEAQQKFTLSGTILEEKSNETLIGVNIIFPEIQAGTTTNEYGFYSITLPQGKYKVIISYLGFTTKPETIILSEDIIKNFSLTESSENLDEIVIIEDVEKLNIKAPQMSVNKLTSGTIKEIPVVLGEADIIKAITLLPGVTNAGEGASGFNVRGGSADQNLILLDEATIYNSSHLFGFFSVFNPDAIKDLRLYKGGIPARYGGRVSSVLDIYQKEGNSKEFHMNGGIGIVSSRLLAEGPIKKEKGSFLFGGRSSYAHLFLPLFDINNIAYFYDLNTKLSYKLNNRNNIYLSGYFGRDVFRIEDTFENVYGNSVLNFRWNHLFSDKLFSNLSLIYSDYYYDLKLNFVEFDWVSGIQNFNLKYDFKHYINDKIKLQYGLNSIYYKFNPGDIKPTVESSGINPFKLIDKYAFENAIYLDAEHKLSDKLALSYGLRFSAFHRLGQDELNIYENDHAVVFNEDFQIYEKASPIRTETYKRSDVISSFFNLEPRASLAYQLNSESSIKLSYNRMSQYLHLLSNTNSPTPLDIWTPSGKYVKPQLLNQYAIGYFKNFKDNRYSLELESFYKSVKNRIDYIDGADLIANNAIEQVILNGRSRAYGLEVLLRKNEGRFKGWLAYTLSKSEQQTPGRTASELGINNGNWYNTPFDKTHDISFTGSYNWNSKWKINVNFLFQTGQPATFPNGQYIFNGITIPNYNSRNSDRLSSYNRLDVSFNYTPKPKRAKRLQSYWVFGIYNIYNRRNAASISFGQNTATGLNEATQLAIFGIVPSVSYNFKL encoded by the coding sequence ATGAAACACCTGTTATTATGGTTGATTTTAACGTTGTGTTTTAATATGCTATCGATAGAAGCTCAACAAAAATTCACATTGAGCGGTACCATTTTAGAAGAAAAAAGTAACGAAACTCTTATTGGTGTTAATATTATTTTCCCAGAGATTCAGGCAGGAACGACTACCAATGAATACGGGTTTTATTCCATTACATTACCTCAAGGCAAGTATAAGGTTATAATTAGTTATTTAGGCTTTACTACAAAGCCTGAAACCATTATACTTTCAGAAGATATTATTAAAAATTTCAGTTTAACCGAATCTTCAGAAAACTTAGATGAAATAGTTATTATCGAGGATGTTGAAAAACTTAATATAAAAGCACCTCAGATGAGCGTTAACAAACTAACATCTGGTACAATAAAAGAAATCCCTGTAGTTCTTGGAGAAGCTGATATTATTAAAGCTATTACGCTACTCCCCGGTGTTACCAATGCAGGTGAAGGCGCTTCAGGTTTTAATGTTAGAGGAGGTTCAGCAGATCAAAACCTAATCCTTTTAGATGAAGCTACAATTTATAATTCATCACATCTATTTGGCTTCTTTTCTGTTTTTAATCCAGACGCGATCAAAGACCTTCGGTTATACAAAGGAGGTATTCCAGCCCGTTATGGTGGTAGGGTCTCATCAGTCTTAGATATTTACCAAAAAGAAGGAAACAGCAAAGAATTCCATATGAATGGCGGCATAGGAATTGTTTCGAGCAGGTTACTTGCAGAAGGACCAATAAAAAAAGAAAAGGGATCTTTTCTTTTTGGTGGAAGGTCAAGTTATGCGCATTTATTTTTACCTCTTTTTGATATTAATAATATTGCCTATTTCTATGACTTAAACACCAAATTAAGCTACAAATTAAATAATAGAAATAACATCTACTTATCAGGATATTTTGGTCGGGACGTTTTTAGAATTGAAGATACATTTGAAAATGTTTACGGAAACTCTGTTTTAAATTTTAGATGGAATCATTTATTTTCAGATAAACTCTTTTCTAACCTATCATTAATTTATTCCGATTATTATTATGATTTAAAATTAAACTTTGTAGAATTTGATTGGGTTTCAGGTATTCAGAATTTTAATTTAAAATATGATTTCAAACATTATATAAATGACAAAATTAAGCTGCAATATGGCTTGAATAGTATCTATTATAAGTTTAATCCAGGAGATATAAAACCAACTGTAGAATCTTCAGGTATTAATCCTTTTAAATTAATTGATAAATATGCTTTCGAAAATGCTATTTATTTGGATGCAGAACATAAACTATCAGATAAATTAGCGCTATCATATGGCTTACGATTTAGTGCTTTTCATCGCCTAGGACAAGATGAACTGAATATTTATGAAAATGATCATGCCGTTGTATTTAATGAAGATTTTCAAATTTATGAAAAAGCGTCTCCTATAAGAACAGAAACCTATAAACGAAGTGACGTTATTTCTAGTTTTTTTAATTTAGAACCAAGGGCTTCGTTGGCATATCAATTAAATTCTGAAAGTTCAATAAAATTGAGTTATAATAGAATGAGTCAATATTTGCACCTATTGTCAAATACCAACTCGCCTACTCCCTTAGACATTTGGACACCTAGTGGAAAATATGTGAAACCGCAGTTACTTAATCAATATGCTATTGGTTATTTTAAAAACTTTAAAGACAATAGGTATTCTCTAGAATTAGAAAGTTTCTACAAATCTGTAAAAAATAGAATAGACTATATAGATGGCGCTGATTTAATTGCGAACAATGCCATTGAACAAGTCATATTAAACGGAAGATCAAGAGCATATGGATTAGAAGTGTTACTCCGTAAAAATGAAGGGAGATTCAAAGGTTGGCTAGCATATACACTCTCAAAATCTGAACAGCAAACCCCCGGTAGAACAGCATCCGAATTAGGAATTAATAACGGAAATTGGTACAACACACCTTTTGATAAAACCCATGATATTTCATTCACTGGTAGCTATAATTGGAATAGCAAATGGAAAATAAATGTTAACTTTTTGTTCCAAACTGGGCAACCCGCAACGTTTCCTAATGGACAATATATATTCAATGGTATAACTATTCCTAATTATAATAGCAGAAATTCAGATAGATTATCGTCTTACAATAGATTAGATGTTTCGTTTAATTACACACCAAAACCCAAAAGAGCTAAACGTTTACAAAGTTATTGGGTATTTGGCATATACAACATATACAATCGTAGAAATGCGGCTTCTATATCCTTTGGTCAAAATACAGCAACTGGCCTAAATGAAGCCACTCAATTGGCCATTTTTGGAATCGTACCATCAGTATCTTATAATTTTAAACTTTAA
- a CDS encoding DUF4249 domain-containing protein, with the protein MKKIKYLFIFCLLSLVSCEDVVDVDLNNAEPRLVINASLSWIKGTDGRTQSIQLSLTAPFFDKVIPPATGASVTVTDSNNNTFIFNEIENSGVYINNNFLPVLNTDYNLTILYNNETYTATETLTPVVPIEFVEQKNDGGFAGDEIEIKAYYNDPSNIKNFYLFEFLIVKKNSINLEVYDDEFTDGNQIFAFFSDEDLEAGDELRIISSGVSERNYEFLNILLQQTDDESGDPFETQPATVRGNCVNQTNPNNYPLGYFRVSETSVFTYTIE; encoded by the coding sequence ATGAAAAAAATTAAATACCTATTCATTTTTTGTCTACTTTCATTAGTATCCTGTGAAGATGTTGTAGATGTAGATTTAAATAATGCAGAACCTAGATTAGTCATTAATGCATCTTTAAGTTGGATAAAAGGTACAGATGGAAGAACGCAATCCATTCAACTCAGTTTGACTGCTCCATTTTTTGATAAAGTAATTCCCCCAGCAACTGGTGCTAGTGTAACTGTTACAGATTCAAACAATAATACTTTTATTTTTAATGAAATAGAAAACTCAGGGGTTTATATAAATAATAATTTCCTACCAGTACTTAATACAGATTATAATCTTACAATTCTTTATAATAATGAAACCTACACTGCCACTGAAACTTTAACACCTGTAGTCCCAATAGAATTTGTAGAACAAAAAAACGATGGTGGTTTTGCTGGTGATGAAATTGAAATAAAAGCATACTACAATGATCCTTCAAATATTAAAAACTTCTATTTATTTGAATTTTTAATTGTTAAAAAAAACTCCATAAACCTAGAAGTTTATGATGATGAGTTTACTGATGGTAACCAAATTTTTGCTTTCTTTTCAGACGAAGACCTCGAAGCTGGTGACGAATTGAGAATTATAAGCTCTGGGGTTTCTGAACGTAATTATGAATTTCTGAATATTTTATTGCAACAAACAGATGATGAGTCTGGTGATCCATTTGAAACCCAACCGGCAACTGTAAGAGGTAATTGTGTTAACCAAACAAACCCAAACAACTATCCCTTGGGTTATTTTAGAGTTTCTGAAACTTCTGTTTTTACTTATACAATCGAATAA
- the murQ gene encoding N-acetylmuramic acid 6-phosphate etherase, with product MSFTKTTEQDSNYDHLEKMSVNKLLNCINNEDKTVPLAVEKALPQIEKLIEQIVEKLKLGGRLFYMGAGTSGRLGILDASECPPTFGVSHDLVIGLIAGGDTAIRKAVEFAEDSPTQGWEDLQKYNVNSNDVVVGIAASGTTPYVIAALEACNKNDIVTGCIACNYNSPLSQTAQFPIEVIVGPEFVTGSSRMKAGTAQKLVLNMITTSTMIQLGHIKGNKMVDMQLSNNKLVDRGAKMIMSELKVSEKEAQQLLTKYGSVRLAIKNYDNGN from the coding sequence ATGAGTTTTACAAAAACAACAGAGCAGGATTCCAATTACGACCATCTTGAAAAGATGAGTGTTAATAAGTTATTAAACTGTATAAATAACGAAGATAAAACAGTACCTCTAGCTGTTGAAAAAGCGCTGCCTCAAATAGAAAAACTAATAGAACAAATAGTTGAAAAACTTAAATTAGGTGGACGGTTATTTTATATGGGAGCAGGTACTAGTGGTCGTTTAGGTATTTTAGATGCGTCTGAGTGCCCTCCTACATTTGGGGTTTCTCACGATTTAGTAATTGGTCTTATTGCTGGAGGTGATACAGCCATTAGAAAAGCAGTAGAGTTTGCTGAAGACTCTCCTACTCAGGGCTGGGAAGATCTTCAAAAATATAACGTAAACTCAAACGATGTTGTTGTTGGTATTGCGGCTTCCGGCACAACACCATATGTTATAGCAGCTCTAGAAGCATGCAATAAAAACGATATCGTTACGGGATGCATTGCATGTAATTATAATAGCCCATTATCTCAAACAGCTCAGTTTCCTATAGAAGTGATAGTTGGACCTGAATTTGTGACTGGTAGTTCTAGAATGAAAGCAGGTACGGCACAGAAGTTAGTTCTCAATATGATAACAACTTCTACCATGATCCAACTTGGCCATATAAAAGGAAATAAAATGGTTGATATGCAATTAAGCAATAACAAACTAGTTGATAGAGGAGCTAAAATGATTATGAGTGAATTAAAAGTTTCAGAAAAAGAAGCACAACAACTATTGACAAAATACGGTAGTGTACGCTTAGCTATTAAAAACTATGATAATGGAAACTGA
- a CDS encoding DUF6095 family protein, with protein sequence METEKTNKEILVKGLKIMGTSLGAMFLGPLLIHIAFSNQEKPLYIPILIVAIIVCGLAIYLAFKGLNTILDSMFKK encoded by the coding sequence ATGGAAACTGAGAAAACCAATAAAGAGATTCTTGTGAAAGGCTTAAAAATAATGGGCACTTCTTTAGGAGCGATGTTTTTAGGTCCACTACTTATTCATATAGCTTTTAGTAACCAAGAAAAGCCTCTTTATATTCCTATTTTAATTGTGGCTATTATTGTTTGTGGGTTAGCTATATACTTAGCTTTTAAAGGGCTAAATACCATCTTAGATAGTATGTTCAAAAAATAA